CCAGTTTCACAAAGTGTACAAAGATGGACAAAATAGGGAATCAGCAGAATATGATAGTATTGAATCAGATAACGGAAATCATAATCTTGGTGCAAAGAATAAACATcataaaactgagaaaagaagTGCTATTGGTGAACCCTGAACACTTTTCCCATTTAAGGGCTTTCATCATAGCCATACCTGTATTGCTCTGGCTCCCATCATGTGCATGAATACTTAATTAGATGAGGTTTTTTTAGTGCTTAGAGTGCAGAAACATTCATTTGATCAATCACTGACAGGGGTGGCAACTCCTATTAAAGTCTTGCTTCCTTTAGCTCATTTTGCACATGGTTAAACTGAGATCTAATATCCATACTGCTGCTTTGCTCATTCACCCGGTTCCAGCTTATTCCACTCATCTGACACACGGTTATTACACCGGTGTTGTGATCGGGCTTCCGCAGATGATACTGTGCATATACCTCATGTCACattgcctctcctccctcttctgTGTGGACGACCACAACTTGATAGCAAAAGTAGGaaatatcaggagaaaaaaaagcccagtgCTGACACAGCTGAGCAAGTGCGTTTCATTCTTAAGCAACTCAGTCTTAACCTTGTTTCAGCTCTATTTTAGCTTAGATTCGGGACTTCAACGGGGTACATTTCAGCAGATGCCATTTATGAGCTGTGCCTCGCCATGTGCCCCGTCAGACCCCAGCAGGAACCCCAGGCCGCTGCCAGGGGCCTCCCGGCTGACGGCGCCCCTCAGGGCGAGGCCCTCGGGCggcacagcccagggcaggcTCCGAGGGCCGGCCGGGGCCCGCCGGCTCGGCAGATTCCGCCCCACAGCCCAGCTTCCTCCGGCTCAAACTCCCGTTCCAGCGGCTCTCGGGCGAACGCCCCGCGCCTCTCAACCCTGCACGGCCTCCCCCCTCTCCGCCCGCAAACGCCTGCGAGAGCACCGCCCCGGGGCTGGCAAACACGGGCCCTCCTCCACCGCGGCCGGCCTCGCCGCTGGCgagccgcccggccccggccccggccccggccccggcccgacGCACTCACGCGTTCCCCACGTGGATGCGCGGCACCACCTCGTTGCTGTGCGCGCTGGGGAGGCTGTAGCAGCCGCTGCCGTTCGCCAGAAGGTCGTTCAGCTCCTCCACCGAGATCTGGAAGTCGGACatggccgggccgggcccgcgccgctccccgccggcccgcGGCCCCTCGGCGCAGCAGCtgcggcccgccccgcccctgaGAGGCGGAGCCGCGTCAGGTGGTTCCGCGACGGCGCCCGCCatggccgggctgggccgggtcTGAAGAGCGCGCGGCGCTGCGAGAGGCCGCGCCGAGCTCCGCGCTGAGCCCGGCAGCATCGGCCGCGGGCCGCTCTGGGCCCGTGCAGCGCGGGGGATGGACGCTGTGGGCCTCACGCTGAAGCTGCTTCTGCTCGGAGACAGCGCCGTGGGGAAGTCCAGGTGCGGGCCCTGCGGGCCGCGCGGGCGGGGCGCGCTCGGTACCGGGCTGAGCTCTTGGTTTCtttccccacagcctcctgctGAGGTTCACGGACGGTGCGTTTGAGCCGTGCCTGAAGCCCACCATCGGTGAGCCCGGGACCCGCCCGCCCCCGACCGGGGGACGTTTTCGCTTGCTTTCCTTTGGGTCCGGTTGGCGAGAGGCAGCGATGGGGAGGCGGGATCGTGCGAGCGCCGGAGGGGGACGGCGgcgagggcgggcgggcgctgtTGGCGGGGCAGGGGGAGCTGGCTGCGAGAGTGGGCATTCGCCGGTTCGTTCTGACAAGCCTTCCCTTCCTACGTCTCAGGTGTTGattttaaagtgaagaaaatggtGGTAGACGGCCACGCAGTACAGCTTGCAATATGGGTAGGTTTTGTTCTAGTCAGATGTGAAAACTTCCAGAGCttctttttgtgggtttttttcctcttccccccaccccttcctaTGGAATGAGTGTCTGTCATGATTGTACAGCAGTAGTTGCAGACAGGGTTCTTTCAAAACACTAATAAATGCTTCATTGCTCTATGTTTGGGACTTCCTTCGGTTGTAATAGAGATTTTGACTGCTCTTCCCTGCACTTGTACAACTGGGTTTCTCAAACCCTCTGTGAAGTGTTAGACTTGTGGAGATGTGGCCTTGCAAGAAAGGACAGGCAAGCACTTCCAGGACAGACAGCAATTAAGTGGAGTCAACTACAGAGGAGTGATGTTCTGTGGGATGGGTTGCATGATTTCCTGTaggggctgtgctgcagctctgtgtgtaTACTATACCAGAAACAGTCCAGGTGCTTTATTTTGGATaaaatcctgggaaaaaaaaatatacttagtTCTGAACTATTTACTCAGATTTAGTGAGAGACTGGAGCATTTGTTCTGACTTCTTGATGCTCTATTCACAGCACCTGCAAACAGGAAAATCAGATTGCAGCTGTGTGATCAGGATTATTTATAATATTAAAGCACCACACTTATTCTCCTAAATGACATGAAAGAGCCCTAGAAGGAAGAGATTTTGTGTGTATGGTCATAACTATTTGAGAAAGAACATGCTGTTACTAATTAAGTAATTGTGACTCTTGGAAAGAGCACAAATGTGCCTTGGGCTGGTATTAACGAAAGTAATATAAATGCCaaaacttgaattattttcttgttttcattcagaGTTTGTATGCAGAATGTAGAGCAAGAGTGATAGTCGCACTTGCTCTAGCCAGTGAGTATCTGTATTCATTGGCTGTATTCTGAACATGCTGCGCATAAAGCAGAAGCTTTGGTGAGAGTAACCAAGATATGTTTGCCCTAATAATCACACAGGGGTGTGTCTCCTTGCTGTGAAATCAAAAGCAAGGCCAGAACTTGCACAAGTTGTATGGCTGGAAGAGGCACTTTTGCAGCAGTCTGTAACAGCATCAGGAGAAACTGCTaattagggaggaaaaaaacaatgcaGTTGTGCAAtgttaaataaaaactttaatgCATGTACAGTGCATCAAGGTCAAAAACAGGCTTCTGCTTTAGTGTCCATGTGGGCATAGATGCCTAAAACTACAATCTTCTTAGTAATGATGACCCAAATTAAGTACATACACTGccaatttcagtttctttttttaacaaagaaaaattataacaTAGCTGTTAGTCTGTCTGTTGTAATCTGTACATatacttaaatacattttttggtaaaaataatatttgtgtaATTCTTTTGCCTCCTTTTTGTTCTCAGGGTTTTTGAATTTCATGTTGCGCTTAGGAGCTATTTTGAAGATTTGTGAGAATAAGTGTGACATACTGCAGTAATATTTGAATGAAACTACTGATTTTAAATTTCTTATCTGCTTAAAATCTTAGCAAACCTGAAGTAGTTCTTTCTGACTGGATTCTTATTTCCTGCTGTGGAGGAGCAAAGGGAGACTTTTTTGGAACCACTGCATCTCCTTTCCTGCAGTGTGTCTCACTGGAAAACCAGTTACTCCTCACCTCATTCAGTTCAGCTGATTGTTAACTAATTAAGCCTAGCTGCTTGGCTTGTAGCAATAGGCTTTTATGTATTTCTCTTGAACCCCATTGACTTGTTGTCTCAGATTCCAGGTTTTTGTGCTTATTGCTTTAACCTTCGATCAAGTCCTCTCGATGCTTTTCTACCCCTCCTTACTGTTTCTTTTGATGCTGCTGATGATGTTTGATTGCTTCTGTCATCTACTGTCTTAACGGTTTCACATATTCATACTGATCATGAAAAATTTAACTTTGTTTATCTTGTGTAgttaaaaacctttttttgttctaaatatatttgagtttttgtggtttttttctgttttgtttttcctctgtaggACACAGCAGGACAGGAGCGCTTTAGAACGCTGACTCCCAGTTATTACCGAGGAGCTCAAGGGGTTGTTTTAGGTAGGACGtatatggaagaaaaacatgattACAAAAAGTGTGGTCTTTATTACTACCTAAATGTGCATGTCTTTACAAAAGGAGGTTGACTTACTGAATCGGaggaattacagtttttaaaacattactaCATCATTAGTTCAAACACTGAGTATGCAAAACCACTGGCAGGAAATAATGCtgcttcagaataattttaactTAAATACAGAGATGTCATGCTATAGGCTGCTGAGTGGATGAATTATTAGCTTTGTAGTTATTACTTTGGTGAGCTTCTGATAATAAGGCTAACTGGATTTTGTGTTGGTTTCTGCCCCCACCCAccatgtttttacatttttttcccccagaaactATTGATTTTGACTGTAATACATGAGGTTTGTAGCACAAGAAATGGATGGCTAGTCCCTTTCTGTGTGACAATACCAATTGGAAAAAGAGGGGATTCTTATTCTCAGGGTTTGTGAAGGCACCTTGCTTGTACAAAATACTCTTTCTGACTATGATGCAGCTTTTTAAACCTTAGTGATTGAGTGAATGCAGTTATGGAGTTACCAGTGACCAAAAGTTACTTTCTACTTGGAATCTGTGTTTTTAGCAGCAGTGCGTGCATGTAGTTGTACATTAAATGAGGTGACaaaattcctattttaaaatactctggCCCAATTCAGAACTAGTAACAGGTCTAAGATTTCAACTGACAAGTCTGATTCCAGTCATAGATCTGTTGCAGAGATGCTTCTGTTCTGTAATCCCTAGTGACTTGGGGTGAGCATGGCCAATGTGTTCCGGTTCTGAGAAGAGGATACAGTTGATGCATGTTTCAGTAATTCTCTAATActgctttttggggggggggggcagtagTGAGCCAGTAGGGACTAAGTTCTTCCATAATGAAGTAAATATTGTTCAAGACTCTACAGCTGTTAAGCTCCTTTTCCTCTGTTACCAGTGTATGATGTTACAAGAAAAGACACTTTCGCAGGACTAGAGAGCTGGTTGAATGAGCTGGAAATGTATACCACCAAAAGCAACACTGTGAAGATGTTAGTTGGCAATAAAACTGATAAGGTCAGTTTAGAAATGACTCCTACACTCTTCCACAGATTACTCCGTCATGATAGAGTATAAATGCGAGAAGTGCTGAAACTAACACATCTGTTGTGTGAGGAAGTGATATGCTCTGTAACTGAAGAACCTAGATTGGGTGAGCTCCACTTAGTATGTCATTTTAGAAGCAGATCATGTTAAAGACTTTCATGGAACCTCTCCTGGGGAGATGCAATTGATGAGAGAGATTCTCGTAAGATAGTGAGAGGTTCTGCGAAAAAACTGCTGTATACCATTGAAGTTAACCGCAGTGCAACAGTATGactgctgctttctttctgaCCGGAATGTGTTTCAGACAGGTGATGGGGAAGAAGAATTTAGCTTTTCAGATAGCTACAGAGTATGTATCTGTGTGGGTGTGAGGTACATTGTTTGCTGTCTGTTTCTGGGGTGTTTTGAAAAATCTTAGATGCCTGTTGCATAGTGAGATGTTTCACTCTTGCTTTACTACAAGAGGTTTCCAGTGTGACTCTCCTGAACTAGGTCTCTTCTGTCTCCTTGCAAATCTGTCAATTTTCAGATGCTTTGATGTGCCTCTTCAGCTATTTGACTACTGAGACCTCATTTCTGGCATATATCTTGCTCCTAGTTGATTCAGAAGATAGCAACACATTCATTTCCTACTGATTTGACGTTGCTACTGTTCAGTTTGACCCCCAGCAGTCTGCCTAGCAGTAAGCTGTCTGTAGAGTGTGAAAATCCAGTTGATTACTACATGGCTGTAtagacttttttgttttcagcagaacTTCACTTCTGCAGTGGTGCTTTTCCAGGGACTTCCTAAAAGAGGCAAGCATAACTTATTTTAGTCATGTTCTTCATT
This window of the Strix uralensis isolate ZFMK-TIS-50842 chromosome 22, bStrUra1, whole genome shotgun sequence genome carries:
- the LOC141953664 gene encoding ras-related protein Rab-18-B-like isoform X3; the protein is MDAVGLTLKLLLLGDSAVGKSSLLLRFTDGAFEPCLKPTIGVDFKVKKMVVDGHAVQLAIWDTAGQERFRTLTPSYYRGAQGVVLVYDVTRKDTFAGLESWLNELEMYTTKSNTVKMLVGNKTDKPDREVERREGLQFARKRSLLFIGFFYFGAQKTGIFLLTGISKDLG
- the LOC141953664 gene encoding ras-related protein Rab-18-B-like isoform X1 produces the protein MDAVGLTLKLLLLGDSAVGKSSLLLRFTDGAFEPCLKPTIGVDFKVKKMVVDGHAVQLAIWDTAGQERFRTLTPSYYRGAQGVVLVYDVTRKDTFAGLESWLNELEMYTTKSNTVKMLVGNKTDKPDREVERREGLQFARKRSLLFIETSAKTQDGVQHAFEELVIKILQTPSLWDKSTEKRGVQLMESSAQQNKSLCGAYCPLS
- the LOC141953664 gene encoding ras-related protein Rab-18-B-like isoform X2; protein product: MDAVGLTLKLLLLGDSAVGNLLLRFTDGAFEPCLKPTIGVDFKVKKMVVDGHAVQLAIWDTAGQERFRTLTPSYYRGAQGVVLVYDVTRKDTFAGLESWLNELEMYTTKSNTVKMLVGNKTDKPDREVERREGLQFARKRSLLFIETSAKTQDGVQHAFEELVIKILQTPSLWDKSTEKRGVQLMESSAQQNKSLCGAYCPLS